A region of Vitis riparia cultivar Riparia Gloire de Montpellier isolate 1030 chromosome 12, EGFV_Vit.rip_1.0, whole genome shotgun sequence DNA encodes the following proteins:
- the LOC117927373 gene encoding uncharacterized protein LOC117927373 — MQSCSCAPWHICKFPIPNQFHNHRYLSPRLYHRNLPSRPCKHQTHLTKICALTLHPTNSCSKEQEIKRNKSNSQPSHTPSQTNIFLHELYSSTENFNQSKTTQDPEERKINSSRVIFTNMWWADLKAALGQRFNFEGIICSAVVLAKDRHLALPHVAVPDIRYIDWAELHRRGFKGVVFDKDNTLTKPYSLTLWEPIGSSLQQCKSVFGHDIGVFSNSAGLYEYDPDGSKARVLEGAIGIEVIRHRVKKPAGTAEEIEKHFGCASSLLIMVGDRPFTDIVFGNRNGFLTILTEPLSLAEEPFLVKQVRKLEAFVVNRCYKRGLKPTNHSLLPDAQECVKNPPPL; from the exons ATGCAGTCCTGCTCTTGTGCTCCATGGCACATTTGCAAATTCCCCATCCCTAACCAATTTCACAATCATCGTTACCTATCTCCTCGTCTTTATCATCGTAATCTACCTTCCCGGCCTTGCAAGCACCAAACCCACCTCACAAAGATCTGCGCCCTCACTCTCCATCCCACAAACAGTTGCAGCAaagaacaagaaataaaaagaaacaagagCAATTCACAACCCAGTCACACCCCCAGCCAGACCAATATTTTCTTACATGAATTGTACTCTTCTACTGAAAATTTCAACCAAAGCAAGACGACCCAGGATCCTGAAGAGAGGAAAATCAACAGCAGTCGGGTCATTTTCACAAACATGTGGTGGGCGGATTTGAAAGCAGCATTGGGCCAAAGGTTCAATTTTGAGGGAATCATTTGCTCGGCGGTCGTGCTCGCCAAAGACCGCCATTTAGCACTGCCACACGTTGCCGTCCCTGATATTAGGTACATTGATTGGGCTGAGTTGCATAGAAGGGGTTTCAAGGGTGTGGTGTTTGACAAGGACAACACCCTTACTAAACCTTACTCTCTAACACTTTGGGAACCTATTGGGTCTTCTCTGCAACAGTGCAAATCGGTGTTCGGACACGATATTGGCGTATTCAGTAACTCGGCTG GGCTATACGAGTATGACCCAGATGGATCAAAAGCCAGGGTGCTCGAGGGGGCCATTGGAATTGAAGTAATAAGGCATA GGGTGAAGAAGCCTGCTGGAACAGCTGAAGAGATTGAGAAACATTTTGGTTGTGCATCCTCTTTGCTTATCATG GTGGGTGATCGGCCATTCACTGACATTGTTTTTGGGAACCGAAATGGTTTTCTCACCATTTTAACAGAACCATTGAGTCTTGCGGAGGAGCCTTTTCTTGTTAAGCAG GTAAGGAAACTGGAAGCTTTTGTTGTGAACCGGTGTTATAAGAGAGGGTTGAAGCCAACCAATCACAGTCTACTGCCAGATGCACAGGAGTGTGTGAAAAATCCACCACCTCTTTAA
- the LOC117927390 gene encoding protodermal factor 1 produces the protein MERERNKQASPFITILVAALLSQNLLIPVIATSVEDQKNYYSPDPHAGRPPSGSHRTPPSGTSPRHGGTTPSHGSYNPTPSHGSYNPTPSHGSYNPTPSTGGGGSYGTPTHDPTPSTPTGGGGGGYYHSPPTTGGGVGGSPPLVLSPPTTPISIDPGTPGISIPTPPFLPDPNSPFTGTCNYWSTHPGAIWGLLGWWGTLGGAFGVASVPGFGANISLQQALSNTRTDGLGELYREGTASLLNSMVNKRFPFTTKQVRDRFAAALSSNKAAAAQAHLFKLANEGKLKPRA, from the exons ATGGAGAGGGAAAGAAACAAACAGGCTTCCCCATTCATCACCATTTTGGTTGCTGCACTGCTTTCTCAGAACTTGCTCATTCCTGTAATCGCTACCAGTGTTGAAGATCAAAAGAACTATTACTCTCCAGACCCACATGCTGGAAGACCCCCCAGTG GTTCACACAGGACTCCTCCTTCTGGAACTTCACCAAGACATGGAGGTACCACACCTTCACACGGAAGCTACAACCCCACACCTTCACACGGAAGCTACAACCCCACACCCTCACATGGAAGCTACAACCCCACACCTTCTACAGGTGGCGGAGGAAGTTATGGAACCCCAACACATGATCCAACTCCATCAACTCCTACAGGTGGCGGTGGTGGTGGATACTACCACTCTCCTCCAACTACTGGTGGTGGTGTTGGTGGTTCGCCACCGCTTGTCTTAAGCCCACCAACCACTCCAATATCTATTGACCCGGGTACTCCTGGTATCTCCATACCCACACCTCCATTTCTTCCTGATCCAAATTCACCCTTCACTGGTACATGCAA TTATTGGAGTACACACCCGGGTGCGATATGGGGTCTGTTGGGCTGGTGGGGGACTCTGGGTGGAGCATTTGGCGTAGCTAGCGTTCCAGGATTTGGGGCAAATATCAGCTTGCAGCAAGCACTTTCAAACACACGTACTGATGGACTGGGGGAACTATACCGGGAAGGGACTGCTTCCTTGCTGAACTCCATGGTGAATAAGAGGTTCCCTTTCACAACCAAGCAAGTTAGGGACCGTTTTGCTGCAGCACTCAGCTCAAACAAGGCTGCAGCAGCACAGGCCCACCTCTTCAAGTTGGCTAATGAGGGCAAACTCAAGCCTAGAGCCTAA
- the LOC117926217 gene encoding uncharacterized protein LOC117926217 gives MLKHSNKSLKPWHRSHKCPVPVLIVLLILIIVVLMLLFHDNGKQPSSSIGVVTQSSDPLVQFHPTIEFRNGTDVIWQIPDSPKAVLFLAHGCNGQAVNFWDRSPSCLDCVGLPEERLIVLHSLNRKFAVLTISSAGRCWSFGEEILIVKGIIQWWIEKNKLEKLPLVALGASSGGYFVSVLATNLRFSSITLMIAEGLLGKMDITKDYPPTLFVHMPKDQARKQRIAENMKILRNKGIDVAEVKCMEFPLSPYFLAGRIPGVDKNSSAKLFGLLRDKGFINVNGYMRNDGRATNWKKILSESKIIFPDWDIFVHHIQEELNLAFAYHEMTSLHSEQIFNWFESHMT, from the coding sequence ATGTTGAAGCACAGCAATAAATCATTGAAGCCATGGCACAGATCGCATAAATGTCCTGTGCCGGTTCTGATTGTACTTCTGATTCTAATAATTGTAGTTTTAATGTTGTTATTTCACGACAATGGAAAACAGCCCAGTTCTTCAATTGGAGTTGTGACACAAAGCAGTGATCCTCTGGTCCAATTCCACCCCACCATAGAGTTCAGGAATGGAACAGATGTTATATGGCAAATACCCGATTCACCTAAGGCTGTTCTCTTTCTGGCCCATGGGTGTAATGGCCAAGCTGTTAACTTTTGGGACAGATCCCCCAGCTGTCTGGATTGTGTTGGTCTTCCTGAAGAAAGGTTAATAGTTCTTCACTCTCTCAATCGAAAATTTGCTGTTCTTACCATTTCAAGTGCTGGGAGATGCTGGTCATTTGGGGAGgaaattttaattgttaaaggAATCATCCAATGGTGGATTGAGAAAAACAAGCTTGAAAAGCTTCCTCTTGTGGCTTTGGGGGCCTCCTCTGGTGGGTACTTTGTTTCTGTGCTTGCCACTAATTTGAGATTTAGTAGTATTACACTGATGATTGCTGAAGGGCTGTTAGGTAAAATGGATATTACAAAGGATTATCCACCCACCCTTTTTGTTCACATGCCCAAAGATCAAGCTAGGAAACAGAGAATAGCTGAAAATATGAAGATTTTGAGGAATAAAGGCATTGATGTTGCAGAGGTTAAATGCATGGAATTCCCCCTGTCGCCATACTTTTTGGCTGGCAGAATCCCAGGTGTTGATAAGAACAGTTCTGCCAAGTTGTTTGGGCTCTTGCGTGACAAGGGCTTTATCAATGTGAATGGATATATGAGGAACGATGGGCGTGCaacaaattggaaaaaaattctcAGTGAGAGTAAGATTATTTTTCCAGATTGGGATATATTTGTCCACCACATTCAGGAAGAACTGAATCTGGCATTTGCATATCATGAAATGACAAGCTTGCATTCAGAGCAGATTTTTAACTGGTTTGAATCTCATATGACTTGA
- the LOC117926297 gene encoding cell division control protein 45 homolog: MVREQRVESFYTRLRESVSASSSSPLLVFPSTSDVDSLCALKIIFHVLESDSVRYACYPVSSFKEIHKYAGPSLCSSDQPVSILLLNWGCQRDLRRVLNLGPAARVFVVDSHRPIHLHNLSDQNDQVVILYTQDDENQTDLAYDFDVSALASVSDLNKEDEVEGNSDSDDENESDSEEEDGGGSRKRRRVSEESEADPVQLLKKLTREYYNMGSFHGKPSGCLMFELAHSLRKNTNELLWLACVSLTDQFVHERLTDERYQAGVMELEQHINSSGNLDTITSVTLKDGTKIRAPDSSRIAYEDEPRLMLLQEWNLFDSMLCSSYIATKLKTWSDNGMKKLKLLLARMGFALVDCQQKFQYMNLEVKRKMKDEFERFLPEYGLTDFYYRSFLRLHGYSSRVSAADVVYGVTALLESFMKSDGSSASKQFGVAFDALSLSNLDKLRNGMQYAIRIQRAILRQGSAAITKSGAIRSGRKFRWVKLEDSADTKLLGYPQALTKFCYFLMDALREKGAKMKPLLCACLSQEPNKVLIVGVCGKPRLGAVQGNAFGIAFRNAAEEIGADFFHELFESSWIVLDAVAVNSFMIRLTEKL, from the coding sequence ATGGTGAGGGAGCAAAGGGTCGAGTCTTTCTACACTCGGCTGCGCGAATCTGTTTCGgcttcttcttcctctcccCTGCTTGTGTTCCCGTCTACATCGGATGTCGATTCGTTGTGTGCcctgaaaataattttccatgtCCTTGAGTCAGATTCTGTTCGATATGCATGCTATCCAGTTTCATCGTTCAAGGAGATCCATAAATATGCGGGGCCTAGTTTATGCTCATCGGATCAGCCTGTTTCGATTCTCCTTTTAAACTGGGGATGTCAACGGGATTTGCGAAGGGTTCTGAATTTGGGGCCTGCTGCTCGTGTTTTTGTGGTTGACAGTCATAGACCGATCCATCTCCATAATTTGAGCGATCAGAATGACCAGGTGGTTATTCTTTATACTCAggatgatgaaaaccagactgATTTGGCTTATGATTTTGATGTTTCGGCTTTGGCAAGTGTCAGTGATTTAAACAAAGAGGATGAGGTTGAAGGTAATTCTGATAGcgatgatgaaaatgaaagtgATAGTGAGGAGGAAGATGGGGGTGGATCTCGGAAACGGAGGAGGGTTTCAGAAGAAAGTGAAGCTGATCCAGTTCAGCTCCTTAAGAAGCTGACAAGGGAGTACTATAATATGGGTAGTTTCCATGGTAAGCCTTCTGGGTGTTTGATGTTTGAATTGGCTCATTCTCTGAGAAAGAACACAAATGAGTTGCTATGGTTGGCTTGTGTTTCCTTAACTGATCAGTTTGTTCACGAGAGGCTAACAGATGAGAGATACCAAGCTGGGGTTATGGAGCTTGAGCAACATATCAACAGCTCAGGTAATTTGGACACTATTACTTCAGTGACTCTTAAAGATGGAACAAAGATTCGAGCACCTGATTCATCTAGAATTGCCTATGAAGATGAACCAAGACTAATGTTGTTACAAGAGTGGAATTTGTTTGATTCTATGTTGTGTTCTTCCTACATTGCCACTAAATTGAAAACTTGGAGTGACAATGGGATGAAAAAGCTCAAGCTTCTTCTTGCTCGAATGGGATTTGCCCTGGTGGATTGCCAGCAGAAATTTCAATACATGAATCTGGAAGTAAAAAGGAAGATGAAAGATGAGTTTGAACGATTCCTACCTGAGTATGGACTCACAGATTTCTACTACAGAAGTTTCTTGCGGCTACATGGGTATAGTTCAAGGGTTTCTGCAGCAGATGTGGTATATGGGGTTACTGCATTGCTTGAGTCATTCATGAAATCAGATGGCTCTTCTGCTTCCAAGCAGTTTGGGGTGGCTTTTGATGCATTGTCCTTGAGCAATCTAGATAAATTGAGAAATGGGATGCAGTATGCAATTAGGATACAGAGGGCTATTCTTCGACAAGGAAGTGCGGCAATAACTAAGAGTGGTGCTATAAGGAGTGGAAGAAAATTCAGGTGGGTGAAGCTTGAGGATTCAGCAGATACAAAGCTTTTGGGGTACCCACAAGCATTAACCAAATTCTGTTATTTTCTGATGGATGCCTTGCGAGAGAAGGGAGCAAAAATGAAGCCTTTGCTTTGTGCTTGCTTATCACAAGAACCAAATAAGGTATTAATAGTTGGAGTTTGTGGGAAGCCACGACTTGGGGCAGTTCAAGGAAATGCATTTGGGATTGCAtttagaaatgcagctgaagAGATCGGAGCTGATTTCTTCCATGAGTTGTTTGAATCTTCATGGATTGTTTTGGATGCAGTTGCAGTTAATTCCTTTATGATCAGGTTAACCGAGAAGCTTTGA